Proteins from a single region of Xenopus laevis strain J_2021 chromosome 9_10S, Xenopus_laevis_v10.1, whole genome shotgun sequence:
- the drg2.S gene encoding developmentally regulated GTP binding protein 2 S homeolog — MGILEKISEIEKEIARTQKNKATEYHLGLLKAKLAKYRSQLLEPSKSAANKGEGFDVMKSGDARVALIGFPSVGKSTFLSLMTSTASEAASYEFTTLTCIPGVIEYKGANIQLLDLPGIIEGASQGKGRGRQVIAVARTSDVVIMMLDATKGEVQRSLLEMELESVGIRLNKRKPNIYFKPKKGGGISFNSTVPLTQCSEKLVQLILHEYKMFNAEVLFREDCTPDEFIDVIVGNRVYMPCLYVYNKIDQISMEEVDRLARQPYSVVISCGMKLNLDYLLEMLWENLALTCIYTKKRGERPDFGDAIIMRKGASVEHVCHRIHRTLTSQFKYALVWGTSTKYSPQRVGLTHNMEHEDVIQVFKK, encoded by the exons ATGGGGATCCTGGAAAAGATTTCAGAGATAGAAAAGGAGATCGCCAGGACTCAGAAGAACAAGG CTACCGAATACCATCTGGGTCTGCTTAAGGCCAAACTTGCAAAGTACCGATCTCAGCTTTTGGAACCGTCCAAATCTGCAGCCAACAAAGGAGAGGGCTTTGATGTTATGAAATCTGGAGATGCCCGGGTGGCTCTGATTGGGTTCCCATCCGTGGGCAAG tCTACCTTTTTGAGCTTGATGACATCCACAGCTAGTGAAGCTGCATCCTATGAGTTTACCACACTCACTTGCATCCCAGGAGTAATTGAG TACAAGGGAGCTAATATTCAGCTTCTTGATCTCCCAGGAATTATTGAAGGAGCTTCTCAGG GAAAGGGAAGAGGTCGTCAGGTCATTGCAGTTGCACGGACTTCAGATGTGGTTATAATGATGCTGGATGCCACAAAAGGAGAGGTTCAAAG ATCATTACTGGAGATGGAGTTGGAATCAGTGGGCATTCGCCTAAACAAAAGAAAACCCAACATATATTTTAAG CCCAAGAAAGGAGGAGGAATCTCATTTAACTCCACAGTACCCCTAACCCAATGTTCGGAGAAGCTGGTGCAGCTTATTCTGCATGAATACA AAATGTTCAATGCAGAAGTACTGTTCCGAGAGGACTGCACTCCTGATGAATTTATAGATGTCATTGTTGGAAACAGAGTTTACATGCCATGTCTCTAT GTGTATAACAAGATTGATCAGATTTCCATGGAGGAGGTGGACCGACTGGCCAGACAGCCTTACAGTGTGGTGATCAG CTGTGGGATGAAgctaaatttggattatttactgGAGATGTTGTGGGAAAACCTTGCTCTTACCTgcatttacacaaagaaaagaggAG agagaccaGATTTTGGTGACGCAATCATTATGCGGAAAGGAGCTTCAGTGGAGCATGTG TGTCATCGGATACACAGAACCCTTACCAGCCAGTTTAAATATGCCCTGGTTTGG ggcACCAGCACCAAATACAGTCCCCAAAGAGTAGGCCTGACCCACAATATGGAACACGAAGATGTTATCCAAGTTTTCAAGAAATAA